The Cyclopterus lumpus isolate fCycLum1 chromosome 12, fCycLum1.pri, whole genome shotgun sequence genome window below encodes:
- the fbxw2 gene encoding F-box/WD repeat-containing protein 2 isoform X2, whose product MEKAAFEGWLESASATFLTLNDQQRNQSLDHLISLSGAVQLRHLSNGLETLLKRDFLRLLPLELAFYLIHWLDPETLLICCRVCKQWNKLINSCTEVWQGVCQDLGWRIDESIQDAPHWKAVYLKAKLRMVQLQDQEAFETSSLIGHSARVYALYYKDGLLCTGSDDLSAKLWDVRTGQCIYGIQTHTCAAVKFDEQKLVTGSFDNTIACWEWSTGAKIQQFRGHTGAVFSVDYNDELDVLVSGSADFTVKVWALSAGACLNTLTGHTEWVTKVLVQKSEVESMVHSPGDHILLSADKYEIKVWPLGREINCTCLKTLSVSEDRSIGLQPRLQFDGRHIVCSSDLGVYQWDFASFEVLRVIKTQDPANLSLLSFGEVFALLFDNHFLYVMDLRTEAISGRWPLPAYRKSKRGSSFLAGVTSWLNGLDGDNDSGLVFATSMPDHSIHLVLWKENG is encoded by the exons ATGGAGAAGGCAGCCTTCGAGGGGTGGCTGGAGTCAGCCTCTGCCACTTTCCTTACTCTAAACGACCAGCAGCGCAACCAGTCTCTGGACCACCTCATTTCTTTAAGCGGTGCCGTCCAGCTCCGTCATCTGTCTAATGGACTGGAGACACTGCTTAAGCGGGACTTCCTGCGCCTCCTTCCCCTGGAGCTGGCCTTCTACCTGATCCACTGGCTGGATCCTGAGACCCTGCTCATCTGCTGCCGGGTCTGCAAACAGTGGAATAAG CTGATCAACTCGTGCACGGAGGTGTGGCAGGGCGTGTGTCAGGATCTGGGCTGGAGGATCGATGAGTCCATTCAGGACGCGCCACACTGGAAGGCGGTCTACCTGAAGGCCAAACTGCGTATGGTGCAGCTGCAGGATCAGGAGGCCTTCGAGACGTCGTCCCTCATTGGCCACAGCGCTCGGGTATACGCCCTCTACTACAAGGACGGCCTCCTCTGCACAG GATCCGACGACCTCTCTGCCAAGCTATGGGACGTGCGCACCGGGCAGTGCATTTATGGAATTCAGACGCACACCTGCGCTGCGGTGAAATTCGATGAACAGAAGCTGGTGACCGGGTCCTTTGACAACACTATTGCATGCTGGGAGTGGAGCACGGGAGCTAAAATCCAGCAGTTCCGTGGCCACACAGGAGCAG TCTTCAGTGTGGACTACAATGACGAGCTGGACGTGCTGGTCAGCGGCTCTGCAGACTTCACAGTGAAGGTCTGGGCTTTGTCCGCCGGCGCCTGTCTCAACACTCTGACCGGACACACGGAGTGGGTCACCAAG GTGCTAGTCCAGAAGAGCGAGGTGGAGTCGATGGTGCACAGTCCCGGGGATCACATCCTCCTCAGTGCTGATAAGTATGAAATCAAG GTCTGGCCTCTGGGCAGAGAGATCAACTGCACGTGCTTGAAGACGCTGTCGGTGTCAGAGGACCGCAGCATCGGCCTGCAGCCTCGCCTGCAGTTCGACGGGCGCCACATCGTCTGCAGCTCCGACCTCGGGGTCTACCAGTGGGACTTTGCCAGTTTTGAGGTTctcag GGTGATCAAGACGCAGGACCCAGCTAACCTGTCCCTGCTCAGCTTCGGCGAGGTGTTCGCGCTCCTTTTCGACAACCACTTCCTGTACGTGATGGACCTGAGGACGGAGGCCATCTCTGGTCGCTGGCCTCTGCCGGCCTACAGGAAATCCAAACGGGGATCCAGCTTCCTGGCCGGCGTGACATCCTGGCTCAACGGACTGGACGGGGACAATGACTCTGGACTGGTGTTTGCCACCAGCATGCCCGACCATAGCATTCACTTAGTACTGTGGAAGGAGAACGGATAG
- the fbxw2 gene encoding F-box/WD repeat-containing protein 2 isoform X1, which yields MKARERRHKHDGINPLPANVCQFDLTGVAGRSHVPMEKAAFEGWLESASATFLTLNDQQRNQSLDHLISLSGAVQLRHLSNGLETLLKRDFLRLLPLELAFYLIHWLDPETLLICCRVCKQWNKLINSCTEVWQGVCQDLGWRIDESIQDAPHWKAVYLKAKLRMVQLQDQEAFETSSLIGHSARVYALYYKDGLLCTGSDDLSAKLWDVRTGQCIYGIQTHTCAAVKFDEQKLVTGSFDNTIACWEWSTGAKIQQFRGHTGAVFSVDYNDELDVLVSGSADFTVKVWALSAGACLNTLTGHTEWVTKVLVQKSEVESMVHSPGDHILLSADKYEIKVWPLGREINCTCLKTLSVSEDRSIGLQPRLQFDGRHIVCSSDLGVYQWDFASFEVLRVIKTQDPANLSLLSFGEVFALLFDNHFLYVMDLRTEAISGRWPLPAYRKSKRGSSFLAGVTSWLNGLDGDNDSGLVFATSMPDHSIHLVLWKENG from the exons ATGAAAGCGAGGGAACGGAGACACAAACATGACGGCATAAATCCGTTACCAGCAAATGTTTGTCAATTTGACTTGACAG GTGTTGCAGGTCGCTCTCATGTGCCCATGGAGAAGGCAGCCTTCGAGGGGTGGCTGGAGTCAGCCTCTGCCACTTTCCTTACTCTAAACGACCAGCAGCGCAACCAGTCTCTGGACCACCTCATTTCTTTAAGCGGTGCCGTCCAGCTCCGTCATCTGTCTAATGGACTGGAGACACTGCTTAAGCGGGACTTCCTGCGCCTCCTTCCCCTGGAGCTGGCCTTCTACCTGATCCACTGGCTGGATCCTGAGACCCTGCTCATCTGCTGCCGGGTCTGCAAACAGTGGAATAAG CTGATCAACTCGTGCACGGAGGTGTGGCAGGGCGTGTGTCAGGATCTGGGCTGGAGGATCGATGAGTCCATTCAGGACGCGCCACACTGGAAGGCGGTCTACCTGAAGGCCAAACTGCGTATGGTGCAGCTGCAGGATCAGGAGGCCTTCGAGACGTCGTCCCTCATTGGCCACAGCGCTCGGGTATACGCCCTCTACTACAAGGACGGCCTCCTCTGCACAG GATCCGACGACCTCTCTGCCAAGCTATGGGACGTGCGCACCGGGCAGTGCATTTATGGAATTCAGACGCACACCTGCGCTGCGGTGAAATTCGATGAACAGAAGCTGGTGACCGGGTCCTTTGACAACACTATTGCATGCTGGGAGTGGAGCACGGGAGCTAAAATCCAGCAGTTCCGTGGCCACACAGGAGCAG TCTTCAGTGTGGACTACAATGACGAGCTGGACGTGCTGGTCAGCGGCTCTGCAGACTTCACAGTGAAGGTCTGGGCTTTGTCCGCCGGCGCCTGTCTCAACACTCTGACCGGACACACGGAGTGGGTCACCAAG GTGCTAGTCCAGAAGAGCGAGGTGGAGTCGATGGTGCACAGTCCCGGGGATCACATCCTCCTCAGTGCTGATAAGTATGAAATCAAG GTCTGGCCTCTGGGCAGAGAGATCAACTGCACGTGCTTGAAGACGCTGTCGGTGTCAGAGGACCGCAGCATCGGCCTGCAGCCTCGCCTGCAGTTCGACGGGCGCCACATCGTCTGCAGCTCCGACCTCGGGGTCTACCAGTGGGACTTTGCCAGTTTTGAGGTTctcag GGTGATCAAGACGCAGGACCCAGCTAACCTGTCCCTGCTCAGCTTCGGCGAGGTGTTCGCGCTCCTTTTCGACAACCACTTCCTGTACGTGATGGACCTGAGGACGGAGGCCATCTCTGGTCGCTGGCCTCTGCCGGCCTACAGGAAATCCAAACGGGGATCCAGCTTCCTGGCCGGCGTGACATCCTGGCTCAACGGACTGGACGGGGACAATGACTCTGGACTGGTGTTTGCCACCAGCATGCCCGACCATAGCATTCACTTAGTACTGTGGAAGGAGAACGGATAG